A stretch of the Microcebus murinus isolate Inina chromosome 6, M.murinus_Inina_mat1.0, whole genome shotgun sequence genome encodes the following:
- the MAPK6 gene encoding mitogen-activated protein kinase 6, producing the protein MAEKFESLMNIHGFDLGSRYMDLKPLGCGGNGLVFSAVDNDCDKRVAIKKIVLTDPQSVKHALREIKIIRRLDHDNIVKVFEILGPSGSQLTDDVGSLTELNSVYIVQEYMETDLANVLEQGPLLEEHARLFMYQLLRGLKYIHSANVLHRDLKPANLFINTEDLVLKIGDFGLARIMDPHYSHKGHLSEGLVTKWYRSPRLLLSPNNYTKAIDMWAAGCIFAEMLTGKTLFAGAHELEQMQLILESIPVVHEEDRQELLSVIPVYIRNDMTEPHKPLTQLLPGISREALDFLEQILTFSPMDRLTAEEALSHPYMSIYSFPMDEPISSHPFHIEDEVDDILLMDETHSHIYNWERYHDCQFSEHDWPIHNNFDTDEVQRDPRALSDVTDEEEVQVDPRKYLDGDREKYLEDPAFDTNYSTEPCWQYPDHHENKYCDLECSHTCNYKTRSSSYLDNLVWRESEVNHYYEPKLIIDLSNWKEQSKEKSDKKGKSKCERNGLVKAQIALEEASQQLAEKEREKNQGFDFDSFIAGTIQLSSQHEPTDVVDKLNDLNSSVSQLELKSLISKSVSREKEEKGMANLAQLEALYQSSWDSQFVSSGEDCFLISQFCCEVRKDEQIEKENTYTSYLDKFFSKKEDTEMLETEPVEDGKLGERGNEEGFLNNSGEFLFNKQLESIGIPQFHSPVGSPLKSIQATLTPSAMKSSPQIPHKTYSSILKHLN; encoded by the exons ATGGCAGAGAAATTTGAAAGTCTCATGAACATTCATGGTTTTGATCTGGGCTCTAGATATATGGACTTAAAACCATTGGGTTGTGGAGGCAATGGCTTGGTTTTTTCTGCTGTAGACAATGACTGTGACAAAAGAGTAGCCATCAAGAAAATTGTCCTAACTGACCCGCAGAGTGTCAAACATGCTCTACGTGAAATCAAAATTATTAGAAGACTTGACCATGATAACATTGTGAAAGTGTTTGAAATTCTTGGTCCCAGTGGAAGCCAGTTAACAGACGATGTGGGCTCTCTTACGGAACTGAACAGTGTTTACATTGTTCAGGAGTACATGGAGACAGACTTAGCTAATGTGCTGGAGCAGGGCCCTTTACTGGAAGAGCATGCCAGGCTTTTCATGTATCAGCTGCTACGGGGGCTCAAGTATATTCACTCTGCAAACGTACTGCACAGAGATCTCAAACCAGCTAATCTTTTCATTAATACTGAAGACTTGGTGCTGAAGATAGGTGACTTTGGTCTTGCACGGATCATGGATCCTCATTATTCCCATAAG ggtCATCTTTCTGAAGGATTGGTTACTAAATGGTACAGATCTCCACGTCTTTTACTTTCTCCTAATAATTATACTAAAGCCATCGACATGTGGGCTGCAGGCTGCATCTTTGCTGAAATGCTGACTGGTAAAACTCTTTTTGCAG gTGCACATGAACTTGAACAGATGCAGCTGATTTTAGAATCTATACCTGTTGTACATGAGGAAGATCGTCAGGAACTTCTCAGTGTAATTCCAGTTTACATTAGAAATGACATGACTGAGCCACACAAACCTTTAACTCAGCTGCTTCCAGGAATTAGTCGAGAAG CACTGGATTTCCTGGAACAAATTTTGACATTTAGCCCCATGGATCGGTTGACAGCAGAAGAAGCACTCTCCCATCCTTACATGAGCATATATTCTTTTCCAATGGATGAACCAATTTCAAGTCATCCTTTTCATATTGAAGATGAAGTTGATGATATTTTACTTATGGATGAAACTCACAGTCATATTTATAACTGGGAAAG gtacCATGATTGTCAATTTTCAGAGCATGATTGGCCTATACATAACAACTTTGATACTGATGAAGTTCAGCGTGACCCAAGAGCTCTGTCTGACGTCACTGACGAAGAAGAAGTACAAGTTGATCCTCGAAAATACTTGGACGGAGATCGGGAAAAGTATCTGGAGGATCCTGCTTTTGATACCAATTACTCTACTGAGCCTTGCTGGCAGTACCCAGATCATCACGAAAACAAATATTGTGATCTGGAGTGTAGCCATACTTGTAACTACAAAACGAGGTCGTCATCATATTTAGATAACTTAGTTTGGAGAGAGAGTGAAGTTAACCATTACTATGAACCCAAGCTTATTATAGATCTTTCCAATTGGAAAgaacaaagtaaagaaaaatctgATAAGAAAGGCAAGTCAAAATGTGAAAGGAATGGATTGGTTAAAGCCCAGATAGCTCTAGAGGAAGCATCACAGCAGCTGgctgaaaaagaaagggaaaagaatcaGGGATTTGATTTTGATTCCTTTATCGCAGGAACTATTCAACTTAGTTCACAACACGAGCCTACTGATGTTGTTGATAAATTAAATGACTTGAATAGCTCAGTGTCCCAACTAGAATTGAAAAGTTTGATATCAAAGTCAGTAAGtcgagaaaaagaggaaaaaggtaTGGCAAATCTGGCTCAATTAGAAGCCTTGTACCAGTCTTCTTGGGATAGCCAGTTTGTGAGTAGTGGGGAGGACTGTTTTCTCATAAGTCAGTTTTGTTGTGAGGTAAGGAAGGATGAACAAATTGAGAAGGAAAACACTTACACCAGTTACTTGGACAAGTTCTTTAGCAAGAAAGAAGATACTGAAATGCTAGAAACTGAGCCAGTAGAGGATGGGAAGCTtggagagagaggaaatgagGAAGGATTTCTAAACAACAGTGGGGAGTTCCTCTTTAACAAGCAGCTTGAATCCATAGGCATCCCACAGTTTCACAGTCCAGTTGGGTCGCCACTTAAGTCCATACAGGCCACATTAACACCTTCTGCCATGAAATCTTCCCCTCAAATTCCTCATAAAACATACAGCAGCATTCTGAAACATCTGAACTAA